One genomic segment of Hordeum vulgare subsp. vulgare chromosome 2H, MorexV3_pseudomolecules_assembly, whole genome shotgun sequence includes these proteins:
- the LOC123427719 gene encoding uncharacterized protein LOC123427719 isoform X4: MERIDALEPGVGMLADYPFVRRLRNRRLIVYLYLQGFESAYDRIVHETDLYMSRRRLKQLVACGQWTKALGYIRRFVPPAIGGVEARTLYIFLDTFWAVENAAAACSAGAPVATAVYKHDVGILTTMCAGNTKLSSILHKIHHSPQFRASLDWKMVREKASLVADDLVNHSPELRRRSLLPNGPRSPHDLLPIGPRRPRRQRRETSWRPTTSAIVKSYLNRKRSLPSSSPVFGLNSEGRNRVVDLIEDCIKDGRLPELHQGHLLQSSAMEGPAKNIETSSVINAVANSGIQVSRPAETSGFTSATNAGVAD; encoded by the exons ATGGAGCGGATCGACGCCCTGGAGCCCGGCGTCGGCATGCTCGCCGACTATCCCTTCGTGAGGCGGCTCCGGAACCGGCGGCTCATCGTCTACCTCTACCTCCAGGGCTTCGAGTCCGCCTACGATCG GATAGTCCACGAGACGGATTTGTACATGAGCCGCCGGCGTCTGAAGCAGCTGGTGGCATGCGGCCAGTGGACCAAGGCCCTCGGCTACATCCGCCGCTTCGTACCGCCGGCCATCGGGGGCGTCGAGGCCCGCACCCTCTACATCTTCCTCGACACCTTCTGGGCCGTGGAGAACGCCGCCGCCGCGTGCTCAGCGGGCGCCCCCGTCGCGACCGCGGTGTACAAGCACGACGTCGGCATACTGACGACCATGTGCGCTGGCAACACCAAACTCTCTTCCATCCTCCACAAGATACACCACTCGCCGCAGTTCAG GGCGTCCCTGGACTGGAAAATGGTGAGAGAGAAGGCATCGTTGGTCGCCGATGACTTGGTGAAtcactccccagagttgaggcgcAGGTCGCTGCTGCCGAATGGCCCACGGAGTCCGCATGACTTGCTTCCCATCGG TCCCCGTCGTCCAAGGCGCCAAAGGAGGGAAACATCCTGGCGGCCAACAACATCTGCTATTGTCAAATCCTATCTCAACAGGAAGAGGAG CCTGCCTTCTTCTAGCCCAGTTTTTG GTCTGAACTCTGAGGGACGGAACCGGGTGGTGGATCTTATCG AGGATTGTATAAAAGATGGTAGACTTCCTGAGCTCCATCAAGGGCACCTACTTCAGTCAAGTGCAATGGAAG GCCCTGCTAAAAACATTGAGACTTCATCCGTGATTAATGCAG TTGCAAATTCAG GTATTCAAGTGTCACGGCCTGCTGAAACCTCTGGGTTCACGTCTGCCACAAATGCAG GAGTTGCGGACTGA
- the LOC123427719 gene encoding uncharacterized protein LOC123427719 isoform X3, with protein MERIDALEPGVGMLADYPFVRRLRNRRLIVYLYLQGFESAYDRIVHETDLYMSRRRLKQLVACGQWTKALGYIRRFVPPAIGGVEARTLYIFLDTFWAVENAAAACSAGAPVATAVYKHDVGILTTMCAGNTKLSSILHKIHHSPQFRASLDWKMVREKASLVADDLVNHSPELRRRSLLPNGPRSPHDLLPIGPRRPRRQRRETSWRPTTSAIVKSYLNRKRSLPSSSPVFGLNSEGRNRVVDLIEDCIKDGRLPELHQGHLLQSSAMEGAFITPFSQTMLGTTGPAKNIETSSVINAVANSGIQVSRPAETSGFTSATNAGVAD; from the exons ATGGAGCGGATCGACGCCCTGGAGCCCGGCGTCGGCATGCTCGCCGACTATCCCTTCGTGAGGCGGCTCCGGAACCGGCGGCTCATCGTCTACCTCTACCTCCAGGGCTTCGAGTCCGCCTACGATCG GATAGTCCACGAGACGGATTTGTACATGAGCCGCCGGCGTCTGAAGCAGCTGGTGGCATGCGGCCAGTGGACCAAGGCCCTCGGCTACATCCGCCGCTTCGTACCGCCGGCCATCGGGGGCGTCGAGGCCCGCACCCTCTACATCTTCCTCGACACCTTCTGGGCCGTGGAGAACGCCGCCGCCGCGTGCTCAGCGGGCGCCCCCGTCGCGACCGCGGTGTACAAGCACGACGTCGGCATACTGACGACCATGTGCGCTGGCAACACCAAACTCTCTTCCATCCTCCACAAGATACACCACTCGCCGCAGTTCAG GGCGTCCCTGGACTGGAAAATGGTGAGAGAGAAGGCATCGTTGGTCGCCGATGACTTGGTGAAtcactccccagagttgaggcgcAGGTCGCTGCTGCCGAATGGCCCACGGAGTCCGCATGACTTGCTTCCCATCGG TCCCCGTCGTCCAAGGCGCCAAAGGAGGGAAACATCCTGGCGGCCAACAACATCTGCTATTGTCAAATCCTATCTCAACAGGAAGAGGAG CCTGCCTTCTTCTAGCCCAGTTTTTG GTCTGAACTCTGAGGGACGGAACCGGGTGGTGGATCTTATCG AGGATTGTATAAAAGATGGTAGACTTCCTGAGCTCCATCAAGGGCACCTACTTCAGTCAAGTGCAATGGAAG GTGCTTTTATTACTCCATTCTCACAGACCATGCTTGGTACTACAGGCCCTGCTAAAAACATTGAGACTTCATCCGTGATTAATGCAG TTGCAAATTCAG GTATTCAAGTGTCACGGCCTGCTGAAACCTCTGGGTTCACGTCTGCCACAAATGCAG GAGTTGCGGACTGA
- the LOC123427719 gene encoding uncharacterized protein LOC123427719 isoform X2 — protein sequence MERIDALEPGVGMLADYPFVRRLRNRRLIVYLYLQGFESAYDRIVHETDLYMSRRRLKQLVACGQWTKALGYIRRFVPPAIGGVEARTLYIFLDTFWAVENAAAACSAGAPVATAVYKHDVGILTTMCAGNTKLSSILHKIHHSPQFRASLDWKMVREKASLVADDLVNHSPELRRRSLLPNGPRSPHDLLPIGPRRPRRQRRETSWRPTTSAIVKSYLNRKRSLPSSSPVFGLNSEGRNRVVDLIEDCIKDGRLPELHQGHLLQSSAMEGPAKNIETSSVINAGNPTCTGLPNYLCWYPPVANSGIQVSRPAETSGFTSATNAGVAD from the exons ATGGAGCGGATCGACGCCCTGGAGCCCGGCGTCGGCATGCTCGCCGACTATCCCTTCGTGAGGCGGCTCCGGAACCGGCGGCTCATCGTCTACCTCTACCTCCAGGGCTTCGAGTCCGCCTACGATCG GATAGTCCACGAGACGGATTTGTACATGAGCCGCCGGCGTCTGAAGCAGCTGGTGGCATGCGGCCAGTGGACCAAGGCCCTCGGCTACATCCGCCGCTTCGTACCGCCGGCCATCGGGGGCGTCGAGGCCCGCACCCTCTACATCTTCCTCGACACCTTCTGGGCCGTGGAGAACGCCGCCGCCGCGTGCTCAGCGGGCGCCCCCGTCGCGACCGCGGTGTACAAGCACGACGTCGGCATACTGACGACCATGTGCGCTGGCAACACCAAACTCTCTTCCATCCTCCACAAGATACACCACTCGCCGCAGTTCAG GGCGTCCCTGGACTGGAAAATGGTGAGAGAGAAGGCATCGTTGGTCGCCGATGACTTGGTGAAtcactccccagagttgaggcgcAGGTCGCTGCTGCCGAATGGCCCACGGAGTCCGCATGACTTGCTTCCCATCGG TCCCCGTCGTCCAAGGCGCCAAAGGAGGGAAACATCCTGGCGGCCAACAACATCTGCTATTGTCAAATCCTATCTCAACAGGAAGAGGAG CCTGCCTTCTTCTAGCCCAGTTTTTG GTCTGAACTCTGAGGGACGGAACCGGGTGGTGGATCTTATCG AGGATTGTATAAAAGATGGTAGACTTCCTGAGCTCCATCAAGGGCACCTACTTCAGTCAAGTGCAATGGAAG GCCCTGCTAAAAACATTGAGACTTCATCCGTGATTAATGCAG GCAATCCAACTTGCACGGGTCTGCCTAATTATCTTTGTTGGTACCCACCAGTTGCAAATTCAG GTATTCAAGTGTCACGGCCTGCTGAAACCTCTGGGTTCACGTCTGCCACAAATGCAG GAGTTGCGGACTGA
- the LOC123427719 gene encoding uncharacterized protein LOC123427719 isoform X1 has protein sequence MERIDALEPGVGMLADYPFVRRLRNRRLIVYLYLQGFESAYDRIVHETDLYMSRRRLKQLVACGQWTKALGYIRRFVPPAIGGVEARTLYIFLDTFWAVENAAAACSAGAPVATAVYKHDVGILTTMCAGNTKLSSILHKIHHSPQFRASLDWKMVREKASLVADDLVNHSPELRRRSLLPNGPRSPHDLLPIGPRRPRRQRRETSWRPTTSAIVKSYLNRKRSLPSSSPVFGLNSEGRNRVVDLIEDCIKDGRLPELHQGHLLQSSAMEGAFITPFSQTMLGTTGPAKNIETSSVINAGNPTCTGLPNYLCWYPPVANSGIQVSRPAETSGFTSATNAGVAD, from the exons ATGGAGCGGATCGACGCCCTGGAGCCCGGCGTCGGCATGCTCGCCGACTATCCCTTCGTGAGGCGGCTCCGGAACCGGCGGCTCATCGTCTACCTCTACCTCCAGGGCTTCGAGTCCGCCTACGATCG GATAGTCCACGAGACGGATTTGTACATGAGCCGCCGGCGTCTGAAGCAGCTGGTGGCATGCGGCCAGTGGACCAAGGCCCTCGGCTACATCCGCCGCTTCGTACCGCCGGCCATCGGGGGCGTCGAGGCCCGCACCCTCTACATCTTCCTCGACACCTTCTGGGCCGTGGAGAACGCCGCCGCCGCGTGCTCAGCGGGCGCCCCCGTCGCGACCGCGGTGTACAAGCACGACGTCGGCATACTGACGACCATGTGCGCTGGCAACACCAAACTCTCTTCCATCCTCCACAAGATACACCACTCGCCGCAGTTCAG GGCGTCCCTGGACTGGAAAATGGTGAGAGAGAAGGCATCGTTGGTCGCCGATGACTTGGTGAAtcactccccagagttgaggcgcAGGTCGCTGCTGCCGAATGGCCCACGGAGTCCGCATGACTTGCTTCCCATCGG TCCCCGTCGTCCAAGGCGCCAAAGGAGGGAAACATCCTGGCGGCCAACAACATCTGCTATTGTCAAATCCTATCTCAACAGGAAGAGGAG CCTGCCTTCTTCTAGCCCAGTTTTTG GTCTGAACTCTGAGGGACGGAACCGGGTGGTGGATCTTATCG AGGATTGTATAAAAGATGGTAGACTTCCTGAGCTCCATCAAGGGCACCTACTTCAGTCAAGTGCAATGGAAG GTGCTTTTATTACTCCATTCTCACAGACCATGCTTGGTACTACAGGCCCTGCTAAAAACATTGAGACTTCATCCGTGATTAATGCAG GCAATCCAACTTGCACGGGTCTGCCTAATTATCTTTGTTGGTACCCACCAGTTGCAAATTCAG GTATTCAAGTGTCACGGCCTGCTGAAACCTCTGGGTTCACGTCTGCCACAAATGCAG GAGTTGCGGACTGA
- the LOC123427720 gene encoding putative disease resistance RPP13-like protein 1 has translation MDPVSIAAVGWSVTMVGWLASATISRLLNKCFDYIDHDTKKKLAQLQSKILVLERVMEVVDTSPYRPRLEQLFKELKTAYYDAEEILDAVEYHCLERQVKDSKLQPGGSAPPAKKDRMKKISFAMAKFSPLKNKESGMPNKMLIKSLKKVGEVINEAHEILDELNLSSISNDNRRREMVTNAPTTAVSAQKVFGRGNDRDKIIAMLHEKEGDDPSTSNDVCFSVIGIHGVSGSGKSTLAQFVCAREENNKEGHFDLVMWVHVSQNFSVSDIFKELYEAASQPKGSSEPNIPCPIFHNLNTLEKQLGMKLDGKRFLLVLDDVWSSEDCGGQNLPGLLTPLKVGKRGSKILVTTRSKHALTDLCVGVRYTAMSITEVDETAFFELFMHYALEYGQDRSLFKTIGEEIAEKLKGSPLAARTVGGNLRQQQDVDHWRRVRDQDLFKVRTGPLWWSYYQLGEQARRCFAYCSIFPRRHRLYRDDLVRLWMAEGFIRSTDEGVDIEDVGLEIFNQLLSISFLQPGGMERDRVWNFPSIREKEYYLIHDLLHDLAEAVSGSDCFRIDNNTSQNGKGWKGDVPRDVRHLFVQSYDAALITEKIHELGKLHTLIIYSVGEDTPVEETVIKKIIKSLPKLRVLAIANSSQQKDAFIRKPDTFSVPESVGLLKHLRYLAFRTDRKCRVVLPSSLNQLYQMQLLDFGLCGDLVFSCGDLMNLRHVFCVSGSRISNISRLVSLQTLPGFRVSNEQGHEAIQLTYLNRLSGELYISGLEMVKSREEALEFDLAAKKRLTHLTLSFDGSSEVAAEVLDGLCPPVGLEELSINCYEGSVYPNWMVGRQNDGPEKLQKLCLWRWSQLGPAPSLKAFIHLRELHLWYCSWNAFPGNMEHLSSLKELHISTCLNLRSVPTLPRSLELFLVSHCNDGFMESCQTDGHPNWQKLQPIHQKYFRVCVDEDKPPSRAFNCWT, from the exons ATGGATCCAGTTAGCATTGCAGCTGTAGGATGGAGTGTGACCATGGTTGGTTGGCTCGCCTCAGCCACCATCTCTAGGCTCCTCAACAAATGCTTTGATTATATCGACCATGACACCAAAAAGAAGCTGGCACAACTTCAATCCAAAATTTTGGTGCTGGAGCGGGTGATGGAAGTTGTTGACACGAGCCCATACAGACCTCGTCTAGAGCAGCTGTTCAAGGAGCTCAAAACTGCTTATTATGATGCTGAAGAAATCTTGGATGCTGTCGAGTATCACTGTCTTGAGAGACAGGTCAAAGACAGCAAACTGCAGCCGGGCGGTAGTGCACCTCCAGCAAAGAAAGACcgtatgaagaaaataagttttgcCATGGCCAAATTCTCCCCCTTAAAAAATAAG GAGAGTGGTATGCCAAATAAGATGTTGATAAAGAGCCTAAAGAAGGTAGGAGAAGTTATAAATGAGGCACACGAAATTCTGGATGAGCTTAACTTGTCAAGCATAAGTAATGACAATAGAAGGCGGGAAATGGTTACCAATGCTCCTACTACAGCAGTTTCTGCGCAGAAGGTATTTGGTCGAGGTAATGACCGCGACAAGATCATAGCAATGCTTCATGAAAAGGAAGGTGATGATCCAAGCACCAGCAATGATGTGTGCTTTTCTGTAATTGGCATACATGGAGTCAGCGGGTCTGGGAAATCTACCCTTGCACAGTTTGTTTGTGCCCGTGAGGAAAACAACAAGGAAGGCCATTTTGATCTTGTTATGTGGGTGCATGTTTCTCAGAATTTTAGTGTGAGCGACATTTTCAAGGAGTTGTATGAGGCAGCTTCACAGCCCAAGGGTTCTTCAGAGCCGAACATTCCATGCCCTATATTTCATAACCTGAATACCCTAGAGAAACAATTGGGGATGAAACTAGATGGAAaaagattccttttggtactagaTGATGTTTGGTCCAGTGAGGACTGCGGTGGTCAGAATCTGCCAGGGTTACTTACTCCATTAAAGGTTGGAAAGAGAGGAAGCAAGATTTTAGTGACAACTCGAAGTAAACATGCACTAACGGATCTATGTGTTGGTGTGAGATATACTGCCATGTCAATAACTGAGGTTGATGAGACCGCCTTCTTTGAGCTGTTCATGCATTATGCCCTCGAATATGGCCAAGACCGGAGCCTGTTCAAGACCATTGGTGAGGAGATTGCAGAGAAGCTGAAGGGGTCACCTCTAGCAGCTAGAACAGTGGGAGGAAATTTACGTCAACAACAAGATGTCGACCATTGGAGAAGAGTCAGAGATCAAGACCTTTTCAAGGTACGGACGGGACCTCTGTGGTGGAGCTACTATCAACTTGGTGAGCAGGCTAGGCGTTGTTTTGCTTACTGCAGTATCTTCCCTAGGAGACATCGCTTGTACCGTGATGACTTAGTTAGACTGTGGATGGCAGAAGGGTTCATAAGAAGCACAGATGAAGGGGTGGATATTGAAGATGTTGGTCTGGAAATCTTTAATCAACTATTGTCGATCTCGTTTCTTCAACCAGGTGGCATGGAACGGGACAGGGTCTGGAACTTCCCTAGTATCAGGGAAAAGGAATACTATTTAATTCATGATCTGCTGCATGATTTAGCAGAGGCAGTATCTGGAAGTGACTGCTTCAGAATTGACAATAACACGAGTCAGAATGGAAAAGGCTGGAAAGGAGATGTTCCCCGAGACGTTCGCCATCTTTTTGTTCAGAGCTATGATGCAGCATTGATTACTGAGAAGATTCATGAATTGGGAAAATTACACACTCTCATCATTTATAGTGTGGGAGAGGATACACCAGTTGAGGAAACAGTGATTAAGAAAATAATCAAGAGCCTGCCGAAACTGCGGGTACTAGCAATTGCTAATTCGAGTCAGCAAAAGGACGCATTTATTCGCAAACCAGATACATTCTCTGTCCCAGAATCTGTTGGTCTATTGAAGCATCTGCGCTATCTTGCTTTCCGGACAGATAGAAAATGCAGAGTAGTTTTACCAAGCAGTCTAAACCAGCTTTACCAGATGCAACTGCTAGATTTTGGTCTTTGCGGAGATTTGGTATTTTCCTGTGGTGACCTAATGAACTTGCGGCATGTATTCTGCGTTTCAGGATCAAGAATCTCGAACATCAGCAGGCTAGTATCACTGCAAACGTTACCAGGGTTCAGAGTAAGCAATGAACAAGGACATGAGGCAATCCAGTTGACGTATCTAAACAGGCTCAGCGGAGAACTGTATATCTCTGGTCTCGAAATGGTTAAAAGTAGAGAGGAAGCTCTTGAATTCGATCTAGCTGCCAAGAAACGGCTCACACATCTAACACTGTCATTCGATGGAAGTTCAGAAGTTGCAGCAGAGGTACTTGATGGCCTTTGTCCTCCCGTGGGGCTTGAAGAACTGTCAATCAACTGCTACGAAGGTTCTGTGTACCCAAACTGGATGGTGGGTAGGCAAAATGATGGACCAGAGAAGCTGCAAAAACTTTGTCTCTGGAGATGGAGCCAGCTAGGACCTGCTCCTTCACTGAAGGCTTTCATTCATCTCCGTGAGCTCCATCTGTGGTACTGCAGTTGGAACGCCTTTCCAGGCAATATGGAGCACCTCAGCTCGCTCAAGGAACTACACATCTCTACATGTTTGAATCTTCGGTCGGTTCCAACGCTCCCACGGTCTCTTGAGTTGTTTTTGGTCTCTCACTGCAACGATGGGTTTATGGAGTCTTGTCAAACAGATGGACACCCGAACTGGCAAAAGCTTCAACCCATCCATCAGAAATATTTTAG GGTTTGTGTTGACGAGGACAAACCGCCGTCAAGAGCATTTAATTGTTGGACGTGA